CCCGGTCGGCCCAGAGCTCCAGCTCTGCGGAGGAGGGCTCCTCCAGGCGCTCCGCTGCCCACCCGGGCAGCGGGCCGAACTTGCGCTCGAGCTGGCGGCGCAGCAAGGTCACTTCGCCCTGCTGCATCTTGGCCGATCCGGGCTGATAGCGGGATGGGGAACCGGGACCACGATCACCTCTCCCGAGGGGAATGGACCTTGCCTCGCGACGATCCTTCCACGAGCTCGTAGCGGTAGAGATTCTGCACCGGGAACCGCGCGCTGGCGTCGATGATCTCAATCCCTACGATTTCATTCTCCTTGGTGGTGTGGAGAATGACGCCGTCTGCCAGTTCCATCGCACCGTCCGGCACACGGTCGGATAGCTCAAGGTAGGCCACGTCCACTTCGTCGTCATAGCTGACCTTCATGGTTCACCTCTTCGACGACCTCCACATTCGGGTGATCCGTCGAGACCCTGTCAGCAAAAACGCAGCCATTTCAGCCGGTCACGGAAGGGGATGGCGAACGGAGCGAAGCAGGGCCTCCAGCTCC
The Thermodesulfobacteriota bacterium genome window above contains:
- a CDS encoding DUF2283 domain-containing protein is translated as MKVSYDDEVDVAYLELSDRVPDGAMELADGVILHTTKENEIVGIEIIDASARFPVQNLYRYELVEGSSRGKVHSPRER